In Gadus morhua chromosome 2, gadMor3.0, whole genome shotgun sequence, a single window of DNA contains:
- the LOC115532877 gene encoding heat shock 70 kDa protein-like gives MKHWPFTVMSDAGKIQVEHKGENKSFYPEEVSSMVLVKMKEIAEAYLGQEVSNAVITVPAYFNDSQRQATKDSGVIAGLNVLRIINEPKAAAIAYGLDKGKSSERNVLIFDLGGGTFDVSILTIEDGIFEVKSTAEDTHLGGEDFDNRLVNHFVEEFKRKFKKDISQYKTALRRLLQLFLLKNLIRGLLKKIQGFSPE, from the coding sequence ATGAAGCACTGGCCATTCACGGTGATGAGTGACGCGGGGAAAATCCAGGTGGAGCACAAGGGGGAGAACAAGTCCTTCTACCCTGAGGAGGTGTCTTCCATGGTCCTGGTGAAGATGAAGGAGATTGCCGAAGCCTACCTGGGCCAGGAGGTGTCGAACGCCGTCATCACGGTTCCAGCTTACTTCAACGACTCCCAGCGTCAGGCCACCAAGGACTCAGGAGTGATCGCCGGCCTCAACGTCCTGAGGATCATCAACGAGCCCAAGGCGGCCGCCATTGCCTACGGTCTGGACAAAGGCAAGAGCAGCGAGCGCAATGTCCTGATCTTTGACCTGGGCGGGGGCACCTTCGACGTCTCCATCCTGACCATCGAAGACGGCATCTTTGAGGTGAAGTCCACGGCCGAAGACACTCATCTGGGTGGAGAGGACTTTGACAACCGCTTGGTTAACCACTTTGTGGAGGAGTTCAAGAGAAAGTTCAAGAAGGACATCAGCCAGTACAAGACGGCTTTGAGGAGGCTCCTACAGCTTTTTTTACTCAAAAATTTGATTCGGGGCTTATTAAAAAAGATCcagggctttagccccgaataa